A genomic region of Catalinimonas niigatensis contains the following coding sequences:
- a CDS encoding outer membrane protein assembly factor BamB family protein — protein sequence MQRREEVLSASICNISYLLLLSVLVLSGCDALSGERGSAYSVTESSPSPQHVQWQDYGGGSDQSKYVALDQITKSNVGELEIAWSYSTGDEQGYQFNPLIVDSVMYVLAKNNSLVALDARTGEELWIHANLQGMARRGINYWESADREDRRLLFQMNNYLQAIDANTGQSILSFGDSGLVDLREGLGRDPKSITRAQSGTPGKIFENLLLLGSSTGEGYVSSPGYLRAYDVESGALVWTFHTIPQPGEYGYETWPKDAYQYAGGVNTWGEISVDEARGIAYYPLGSPTYDYYGADRIGSNLYGNCILALDARTGERKWHYQLVHHDLWDYDLTAAPQLVRVAHEGEEIDAVAVASKHGFLFAFDRESGEPLWPIEEREVPGSEVPGEEAWPTQPFPTVLPPFARQNMTSKDITPFFLSDEERAEWVAKIDSMQTGLFTPLSHTKASVALPGAVGGANWGNTASNPKKGMVYVMSIDWPSFYGIMEKREVADETEVAQNSLAEGGQDIYTKNCMACHGKEKEGAVGPSLLHMKEQYNFGEFQQLMIGGRGEMPAFPHLNEGALNRLYTYLTGGDVSPAKPNEVSLPNGPVVASGGAQAERQAKERMEMFRSFRAGQKSFGPPYPDHVEAPSVRYFIPPGWGLGHPYLISPPWSSITAYDLNNGTIKWSKPIGQDRDAAAEGGENTGVPRAQRNGMIVTSTGLLFSTAKDGKVYAFDAETGDELWSADLPKGTEGIPAMYESDGRQYLVVCATVGLRWGRGDNESETEEEDTGPQGAYVVFALPQ from the coding sequence ATGCAAAGAAGAGAAGAAGTGTTGAGTGCGAGTATCTGTAATATTTCGTATCTGCTGTTATTATCGGTGTTGGTACTATCAGGCTGTGATGCACTATCGGGAGAAAGGGGATCAGCGTATTCTGTAACTGAATCATCACCCAGTCCTCAACATGTTCAGTGGCAGGACTATGGGGGAGGATCAGACCAGTCCAAATACGTAGCGCTGGATCAGATTACTAAGTCAAATGTAGGGGAATTAGAGATAGCCTGGAGTTATAGCACAGGTGATGAGCAGGGCTATCAGTTTAACCCTTTGATCGTAGACAGCGTGATGTATGTACTGGCCAAAAACAATTCCCTGGTAGCCCTGGATGCCAGGACAGGAGAAGAGCTATGGATACATGCTAACTTACAGGGCATGGCCAGAAGAGGCATTAACTACTGGGAGAGTGCAGACAGAGAGGACCGTCGGTTGCTATTCCAGATGAACAATTATTTACAGGCCATAGATGCCAATACCGGTCAATCTATTTTGAGCTTTGGAGATAGCGGTTTGGTAGACCTTCGGGAAGGTTTGGGCAGAGACCCCAAGAGCATTACAAGAGCCCAGTCAGGTACACCGGGAAAGATATTTGAGAACCTGTTGCTGTTGGGTTCTTCTACAGGAGAGGGCTATGTGTCCAGTCCGGGATATTTGCGGGCATATGATGTAGAGAGTGGAGCTTTGGTATGGACCTTTCACACGATACCCCAGCCGGGAGAGTATGGGTATGAGACCTGGCCCAAGGATGCGTATCAATATGCAGGAGGGGTGAATACCTGGGGAGAGATCAGTGTGGATGAGGCCAGAGGGATTGCTTACTATCCACTAGGTTCACCGACCTATGATTACTATGGAGCAGACCGGATAGGGAGCAATCTGTATGGGAATTGTATATTGGCGTTGGATGCGCGTACAGGAGAGCGGAAGTGGCATTATCAGTTGGTACATCATGATCTGTGGGATTATGACCTGACGGCAGCGCCACAGTTGGTGAGAGTAGCTCATGAGGGAGAGGAGATAGATGCGGTAGCTGTGGCGAGCAAGCATGGTTTTCTGTTTGCTTTTGACAGAGAGAGTGGAGAGCCCTTGTGGCCGATAGAGGAGCGGGAGGTGCCGGGCAGTGAGGTACCGGGAGAAGAAGCCTGGCCTACGCAACCCTTTCCCACAGTGCTGCCGCCTTTTGCAAGGCAGAACATGACCTCAAAAGACATTACTCCTTTCTTTCTTTCTGATGAAGAGCGGGCTGAATGGGTAGCAAAAATTGATAGTATGCAAACGGGTTTGTTTACACCACTTTCGCATACGAAGGCTTCGGTGGCATTACCGGGAGCAGTGGGTGGTGCGAACTGGGGCAATACGGCTTCCAATCCCAAGAAAGGAATGGTATATGTGATGAGCATAGACTGGCCCTCGTTTTACGGAATCATGGAAAAACGTGAAGTTGCTGACGAAACAGAAGTAGCCCAAAACAGTCTAGCCGAAGGAGGTCAGGACATTTACACCAAAAACTGCATGGCCTGCCACGGAAAAGAGAAGGAAGGTGCTGTAGGGCCCTCGCTTCTTCATATGAAAGAGCAATATAACTTTGGAGAATTTCAGCAATTGATGATAGGAGGTAGGGGAGAAATGCCGGCCTTCCCTCATCTGAATGAAGGCGCATTGAACAGGCTGTACACCTATCTTACTGGTGGGGATGTTAGTCCAGCCAAGCCTAATGAAGTAAGCTTGCCCAATGGTCCCGTAGTAGCCTCTGGAGGTGCTCAGGCAGAGCGACAAGCTAAAGAAAGAATGGAAATGTTCCGTAGTTTCCGAGCTGGTCAGAAATCATTTGGCCCCCCTTACCCTGATCATGTGGAGGCACCATCTGTACGGTATTTTATTCCGCCGGGATGGGGTTTGGGCCACCCTTATCTGATCAGCCCTCCCTGGTCTTCCATCACGGCTTACGATTTGAACAATGGAACCATCAAATGGAGCAAGCCCATTGGTCAGGATCGTGATGCAGCAGCAGAAGGTGGAGAAAATACAGGGGTGCCAAGGGCTCAACGAAACGGAATGATTGTGACATCCACCGGACTACTTTTCTCTACCGCAAAGGACGGTAAAGTGTATGCTTTTGATGCAGAGACTGGTGATGAACTATGGTCAGCGGACTTACCCAAAGGCACTGAAGGGATACCTGCCATGTACGAATCAGACGGACGTCAGTATTTGGTGGTTTGTGCCACAGTAGGCTTGAGGTGGGGCCGGGGAGATAATGAAAGCGAAACAGAAGAAGAGGATACAGGGCCGCAAGGAGCCTATGTGGTTTTTGCCCTGCCTCAGTAA
- a CDS encoding DUF7133 domain-containing protein, with protein MKNDIVKILTWIGFSLLIGSCSETQHKVEEEVIKVPAFDPNPTGKYLSPQESMEKIYLPEGYRLELVASEPMIKEPVAIMWDGNAKMYVAEMLTYMQDADANGEQEPRSRISLLEDTNNDGKMDKSSVFIDNLLLPRMLQCINNELLVNETNTIDIYSYKDTDGDGKADQKQLVYRNDAYTVNDANMEHQRSGLDWNLDNWMYVTYDPVRFRYTNGTIEVDTIVSGSGGQWGVTHDNYGRLFYSRAGGEIPAMGFQINPVYGTLDFADQYSAEFSAVWPIMATPDVQGGPLRLRPDASLNHFTAPCGQSIFRGDRLPQSFIGDYIVCEPVGRAIRRAKLVNHDGKTFLQNIYHEQEFISSSDMNFRPVNTATGPDGNLYIVDMHRGIIQQGNWTRPGSFLRQKIDSIGLAENVGHGRIYRVVHEDFEPGPKPNMLNESVSELVAYLDHPNGWWRDNAQKEIIVRGDKSVVPALKELASGDQMLWEKLLFWKKKPSHLGRIHALWTLEGLEEINPEVLSIALNDRHPQVRRTAVWISEPYLLSGDEDMIAKAGKLKDDENDDVRVQLLLSLYNSKSETAQAIVEEIVNRNSDHEMLAATKTALDDNEGVRNFGNRLGKLEDADRSLIIQGANIFKSLCASCHGADGKGLAIGGTKMAAPPLVDSERLAFVEKATTTRILLHGLTGPVDGEEYSSVMPAMEANSDEWIASIVSYIRYEFGGKPPRRPGEIPGMAPAAVNAASGFPVRSSPSPVVTPEEVKKIREENQGRDKAWTLDELEHINSKKEDAQ; from the coding sequence ATGAAAAATGATATCGTAAAGATTTTAACCTGGATAGGATTTTCACTTCTGATCGGTAGCTGTTCAGAAACACAGCACAAGGTGGAAGAGGAAGTGATTAAAGTACCTGCCTTCGACCCCAACCCTACAGGAAAGTATTTGTCTCCGCAGGAAAGTATGGAAAAGATCTACCTCCCTGAAGGATATCGCCTGGAACTTGTGGCCAGTGAACCCATGATTAAAGAACCGGTGGCGATCATGTGGGATGGCAATGCCAAAATGTATGTAGCTGAAATGCTTACCTATATGCAGGATGCCGATGCTAATGGCGAGCAGGAACCCAGAAGCAGAATATCATTGCTGGAAGATACGAATAATGATGGTAAAATGGATAAAAGCAGTGTGTTTATTGATAATTTGTTACTGCCCCGTATGTTGCAATGTATCAACAATGAGCTTCTGGTGAATGAAACCAACACCATAGATATTTACAGTTATAAGGATACGGATGGAGATGGTAAAGCAGATCAAAAACAACTGGTCTACAGGAATGATGCTTACACAGTGAATGATGCCAATATGGAGCATCAGCGGAGCGGTCTGGACTGGAACCTGGACAACTGGATGTATGTGACCTATGATCCGGTACGTTTTCGCTATACCAACGGAACTATAGAGGTAGATACCATCGTAAGTGGATCGGGAGGACAATGGGGCGTAACTCATGATAATTACGGTCGTCTGTTCTATTCCAGGGCAGGAGGAGAAATTCCCGCCATGGGTTTTCAAATCAATCCTGTATATGGTACACTTGATTTTGCGGATCAGTATAGTGCTGAGTTTTCAGCAGTCTGGCCCATCATGGCTACTCCGGATGTGCAGGGCGGCCCCCTTAGGCTGCGTCCTGATGCGTCACTCAATCATTTTACCGCGCCTTGCGGGCAATCCATTTTTCGGGGAGACCGTCTTCCTCAGAGTTTTATCGGGGATTATATTGTTTGTGAACCTGTGGGAAGGGCAATAAGACGTGCCAAGCTAGTTAATCATGATGGAAAAACCTTCCTCCAAAATATATATCATGAGCAGGAATTTATATCCTCCTCCGATATGAACTTTCGCCCGGTGAATACCGCCACCGGACCTGACGGAAATCTTTATATTGTAGATATGCACCGGGGCATCATTCAGCAAGGCAATTGGACCAGACCCGGTTCTTTTTTGCGTCAAAAAATTGATAGTATAGGGTTGGCTGAGAATGTAGGGCATGGACGCATTTATCGGGTAGTGCATGAGGATTTTGAACCCGGACCAAAACCCAATATGCTAAATGAGTCAGTCAGCGAGCTTGTTGCCTATTTAGATCATCCTAATGGTTGGTGGAGGGATAATGCCCAGAAAGAAATTATTGTTCGTGGAGATAAATCAGTAGTGCCAGCATTAAAGGAGCTTGCTAGCGGAGATCAAATGCTCTGGGAGAAACTTCTTTTCTGGAAAAAGAAGCCCAGCCATTTGGGTAGAATTCATGCTTTGTGGACCCTGGAAGGTCTGGAAGAAATTAATCCAGAGGTTTTGAGCATCGCTTTGAACGACCGGCATCCTCAGGTCAGAAGAACTGCGGTATGGATCAGCGAACCTTATCTACTGTCTGGAGATGAAGACATGATCGCAAAAGCAGGGAAACTGAAAGATGATGAAAATGACGATGTACGTGTGCAACTGCTGCTCTCATTATACAATAGCAAATCTGAGACGGCCCAGGCCATTGTTGAGGAAATCGTAAACCGTAATTCCGACCATGAGATGCTTGCCGCCACCAAAACTGCTCTGGACGATAATGAAGGGGTAAGAAATTTTGGAAACAGACTGGGTAAACTGGAAGATGCTGACAGGAGCCTGATCATACAGGGAGCTAATATTTTCAAGTCGCTGTGTGCGAGCTGTCATGGTGCAGATGGCAAAGGTCTGGCGATAGGAGGTACCAAGATGGCTGCCCCCCCGCTGGTAGATTCAGAAAGATTGGCTTTTGTAGAGAAAGCAACTACCACCCGAATCCTTCTGCATGGACTGACAGGCCCGGTGGATGGAGAAGAATATTCCAGTGTGATGCCTGCTATGGAAGCAAATAGCGATGAATGGATTGCTTCTATTGTAAGCTATATCCGCTACGAATTTGGAGGCAAACCTCCCCGCAGACCGGGAGAGATACCGGGTATGGCTCCGGCAGCCGTCAATGCAGCATCCGGTTTTCCGGTAAGAAGTTCACCTTCCCCGGTTGTTACCCCTGAGGAAGTAAAAAAGATCAGAGAGGAAAACCAAGGCCGGGACAAAGCCTGGACTTTGGATGAACTGGAGCACATCAATTCCAAAAAAGAAGATGCACAATAG